The following is a genomic window from Myxococcales bacterium.
CGCACCTGTCTATTGGGCATGGGATATTGTCAACTTCGTTTTTTGGGTGGGTATTGGGCATGCTGGAACACTGATTTCTGCCATTCTATTTTTGTTTAGGCAAAAATGGCGAACGAGTATTAACCGTTATGCCGAAGCGATGACGGTGTTTGCGGTTATTTGCGCGCTTGTATTTCCTGCAGTGCACGTAGGTCGTGTTTGGACTGTGTATTGGATGTTTCCGTTACCCAATCAGATGTCCATGTGGCCAAATTTTCGCTCTCCACTTTTGTGGGACGTTTTTGCTGTGGGTACCTATTTTACTATTTCTCTACTTTTTTGGTGGGTAGGTTTAGTTCCTGACCTCGCTACTTTGCGAGATAGAGCAAAAAGCAAAATTGCTCAAATAGGTTATGGTATTTTTTCCATGGGTTGGACTGGGTCTACCAGGGCATGGGTAAATTATGAACGCGCGTATTTGTTACTTGCCGCGCTTTCAGCGCCTCTTGTGCTATCCGTTCATAGTGTTGTGTCATTTGACTTTGCGGTTTCACAGCTTCCTGGTTGGCATACAACTATTTTTCCTCCTTACTTTGTTGCTGGTGCGGTGTTTAGTGGCTTTGCTATGGTGCAAACACTTATGTTGCCTGCAAGAAAGTGGCTTGGGCTCAAAGATCTTGTGACTATGAAGCACATTGAAAATATGAACAAGATTATTTTGGTTACGGGCACTATGGTTGGTTACGCCTATGCAATGGAATTTTTTATTGCTTGGTACAGCGGAAATGAGTATGAGTCATTTGCTTTTATCAACAGGGCATTTGGGCCCTATGCATGGTCGTATTGGATTATGGTTTCCTGCAATGTGATAACACCACAGTTGTTTTGGTCAAAGTCGATACGTACCAACATTACTGCAAGTTTCATCATTTCGATATTTGTGAACATTGGTATGTGGTTTGAGCGTTTTGTTATTACAGTTACTTCGCTAAATCGGGATTTCTTGCCAAGTTCCTGGCATTACTATGTTCCTACAAAATTTGATTTGCTGTTTTTGGTTGGTTCATTTGGTTTGTTCTTTACCTTATTTTTGTTGTTTATTTGGCGTGTTCCGGTGATAGCCATGGCTGAGGTTAAATCTATTATGAAGTCGGCAAATCCTCATCACCATTAAGAAATTGAGAGAAATAATAAGGAAGGCATACTGTTATGACTCGAGCGAAAAAAGAGATTGGTTTACTGGCGGAATATGATTCACCACACGCCATCTATCAAGCATGTGAAAAAATACGCGACGCAGGTGTTCGCAATTTTGACTCATACACGCCCTTTCCTGTTCATGGATTGGATAAAGCAATGGGCTTGGGACCAAGTTATTTGCCATGGCTGGTACTAGTTGCTGGAACTACTGGTGCATGTTTGGCTATGTTTTTCATGATTTGGTGCTCGGTATATGATTATCCTCTTAATATTGGAGGAAAGCCGGTATTTAGTATACCTGCTTTTATACCAATCACCTTCGAGGTAACAGTTTTATTTAGCGGATTGACGGCGGTTTTTGGAATGTTTGCATTAAATAAGCTGCCGACGTTTAATCATCCGCTTTTTAATATCAAAGATTTTGCCCGAGTGACTGATGACGCATTTTTTGTCATGATCGAATCGAGAGATAAAAAGTACGACCGACAAAAAATGAGTGAATTTTTAAGTAAAACAGGTGCTAAATCGGTTGTAGTGGTGGAGAACTAAGTGATGAAAAAGTTTTTAGTCTTTGCGCCATTATTGTTACTGATTCTTCTCGAAGTTGGTTGTCGAGGATACACTACTGATAAACCGCCAATCCACGTTAATCCCAATATGGATACTCAAGAAAAAGGGCGTCCATATCGAGAAAGCGATTTTTTCCAGGATGGAACCTATATGCGTGCTCCCATTGAGGGAACAGTTGCACGAGGAGCTCTAAAAGAAGATGAGCATTTTTATTTTGGAAAAATAAATGGTCAATTTGCACGATCGCTACCGAAAAATTTGGTGATAGATGAAAAATTTCTCCAGCGTGGACAGAGAGTATTTAACCGTACCTGTGCGGCCTGTCACGCTGATATCGGTGACGGTGATGGGCTTGTCGGAAGACGTTTGACCGTTAAGCCAACATCTCTGCACAGTGATTACATGTACGGACTTGCTCCTGGTCATTATTTTGATGTCATTACCAATGGTATTCGTACGATGCAGTCGTATAAGCACATGATCAATGAAAATGATCGTTGGGCAGTGGTGACCTATATAAGGAGCTTGCAAATCAGCCAGGATGTAAATGGCCAATGGATAGAAAGGAGTGCATCGTGGTGGAAACAACCTTAAATTTAACTGATACCGAGCTTCCTAAGGGATCCCTTTTAAGGCGCCTACCTTTGGTTTTTATTGGACTTGGCATCGCGTCTTTAATCTATTGGGCGGTCCAATATCAAATGGATCATGCTCGAGCGATGTATGGCTATCTTTTTGCCTTTATTGCTGTTTTATCACTTGCTTTAGGATGCCTCGTATTTGTACTGATTCAACACGTTACACGAGCTGGCTGGTCAGTGACAGTGCGGCGTATTGCCGAGGTGGCAGTAGCCTTGCTTCCTTTGTTCATTATTTTTTTCATCCCTATCGCTTTATCGATACATGATCTTTTCCCCTGGACTCATAAAGAGCACATCGATGAAATTTTGGCAGCAAAATTGCCTTATCTCAATGAGAATTTTTTTATGATGCGGTCCTTTGGGTATTTGTTGATTTGGGCCGTGATGGGAGTAATTTTTTATAGATTATCTCTAAGCCAAGATGCTAAAAATAATTTTAAACTTACGGCCACAATGCAAGCTATCAGCGCGCCATCAGTAATAATTTTTGGTCTTAGTGTAACCTTTGCTTCATTTGATTGGGTGATGTCGCTTCAACCTCATTGGTATTCCACTATTTTTGGCGTTTACTTTTTTGCAGGCTGCCTCCTTTTTGGTCTGTCCTTTATTACCTTGGTAGCAATGCTGCTACAAAAAATAGGTGTACTCAAGACAGCGATTAGCAAAGATCATTATCATGATCTTGGTAAGCTGATGTTTGGCTTTACAATTTTCTGGGCGTATATCTCGTTCAGTCAATTTATGCTTTATTGGTACGGAAATATCCCAGAGGAAATGGAGTTTTATACCCACCGTATGCACAATGGCTGGGATAGTCTCTCATGGGCCATTCCTGTGATAAATTTCTTTATTCCCTTTTTGGCTCTCATGTCACGAGTATTAAAACGGGTAAAATTGGTGCTTGCCATAAATTGTTTGTGGGTAATTTTTGTGCACTTGATCGATCTTTATTGGTTGATTATTCCAGCTTACAACGACCCGGCTATGCACGAAGGGCCAACTCATTTCCAAGTAGCAATGGTAGATATTCTTGCTTTTTTGGGAATCGGTTTGATTTTCTTGGGCGCTTATTTATTGGTGCTGTGCCGTCGTAAGCTTTTGGCCTTGGGCGACCCTCGTCTTAAGGAATCTCTTGCGTTTGAAAATATTTAGAGGTGATGTGTGTCTGATCAGTATCATATAGCGGCTGAAGGCGATATGAAGCCAAAGGCGAGTAGACACATAGTATATTATCTGCTCGTCTTATGTGTGTTGTTGTTTGTTACCATATATGCCCTGATAATCATGTTCCGTTTTCAGCTTGACGAAGAAAAGGAACAGAAAATTGGTCAAGTTATGACCCACGAAGCTATGGATCAAAGGGCTTTGTCTGAGGCTTATCTGTCGGGAAAACAAGGTATTTTTCCTGATAAGAACCACATTCCTGTAGAAGAAGCGATGGCCAGATTTCTAAGTTCGCTTCGTAAAGAATAGTAGTTAGGTCATGGCTAAATTTTATTTATTAATCGGTATTGTGGCCTTAGGCATTGGAGCGCTGTTGTTTGGCATATTAAACTTTTGGCAAACTCCAGCAGGTACCGTTGCTGATTCAGTTCATGAA
Proteins encoded in this region:
- the nrfD gene encoding polysulfide reductase NrfD, coding for MVSKTIEIKTGTIARGDVVIPESVEHREDLVRGPHKFGDITNIVCSPAEKTFAQMHIGWKIGFAVAAALCTMFLSGIGYLIWEGVGIWGNTAPVYWAWDIVNFVFWVGIGHAGTLISAILFLFRQKWRTSINRYAEAMTVFAVICALVFPAVHVGRVWTVYWMFPLPNQMSMWPNFRSPLLWDVFAVGTYFTISLLFWWVGLVPDLATLRDRAKSKIAQIGYGIFSMGWTGSTRAWVNYERAYLLLAALSAPLVLSVHSVVSFDFAVSQLPGWHTTIFPPYFVAGAVFSGFAMVQTLMLPARKWLGLKDLVTMKHIENMNKIILVTGTMVGYAYAMEFFIAWYSGNEYESFAFINRAFGPYAWSYWIMVSCNVITPQLFWSKSIRTNITASFIISIFVNIGMWFERFVITVTSLNRDFLPSSWHYYVPTKFDLLFLVGSFGLFFTLFLLFIWRVPVIAMAEVKSIMKSANPHHH
- a CDS encoding DUF3341 domain-containing protein, with the protein product MTRAKKEIGLLAEYDSPHAIYQACEKIRDAGVRNFDSYTPFPVHGLDKAMGLGPSYLPWLVLVAGTTGACLAMFFMIWCSVYDYPLNIGGKPVFSIPAFIPITFEVTVLFSGLTAVFGMFALNKLPTFNHPLFNIKDFARVTDDAFFVMIESRDKKYDRQKMSEFLSKTGAKSVVVVEN
- a CDS encoding cytochrome c; its protein translation is MKKFLVFAPLLLLILLEVGCRGYTTDKPPIHVNPNMDTQEKGRPYRESDFFQDGTYMRAPIEGTVARGALKEDEHFYFGKINGQFARSLPKNLVIDEKFLQRGQRVFNRTCAACHADIGDGDGLVGRRLTVKPTSLHSDYMYGLAPGHYFDVITNGIRTMQSYKHMINENDRWAVVTYIRSLQISQDVNGQWIERSASWWKQP